Proteins encoded within one genomic window of Melospiza georgiana isolate bMelGeo1 chromosome 24, bMelGeo1.pri, whole genome shotgun sequence:
- the THRAP3 gene encoding thyroid hormone receptor-associated protein 3, translating into MSKTNKSKSGSRSSRSRSGSRSRSRSFSKSRSRSRSISRSRKRRLSSRSRSRSYSPSHNRERNHPRVYQNRDFRGHNRGYRRPYYFRGRNRGFYPWGQYNRGGYGNYRSNWQNYRQAYSPRRGRSRSRSPKRRSPSPRSRSHSRNSDKSSSDRSRRSSSSRSSSNHSRVESSKRKSGKEKKSSSKDARASQAAGDNQGDESKEQQFSGAGVQDTKASEGSKAWQDVSSYGTGSTSRGSVSELSPRERSPALKSPLQSVVVRRRSPRPSPVQKPSPPRSSPSPMGSAAQSGSSSFQGGSHQSPFEHGSAGMSPSRKSPVCKSPTPVSSLYGAAPKEEGTAPGGGAFSKRYLEEQKTENGKDKDQKVTNAEKEKSKEKGNFSELGSTDGKAKSDSYGSKADSEKGYRGSQSPKRYKFRDDFDKLKVPEFHKEGHYGKDETDEQDKKDKAKGRKDSEFDDEPKFMSKVVATSSKSQEEDRSGKWEGVVFLPPGKEKQRKPDEMEEESYSERSKKEDRSGSKRNESGHRGFVPEKNFRVTTYKSSQEKSSSPPPRKASEVKEKPGTKVEGLTPGKSSFSITREAQVNIRMDSFDEDLARPSGILAQERKLCRDLVHSNKKEQEFRSIFHHIQSAQSQRSPSELFAQHIVTIVHHVREHHFGSSAMTLNERFTKYLKKGMEQDAAKNKKSPEIHRRIDISPSTFRKHGFSQEESKSSRDPGFKAEGKYKDDPVDLRLDIERRKKHKERDLKRDKSRESVDSRDSSHSRERSTEKTEKSHKGSKKKKHRRVRERSRSSSSSSWSSHSVKAEEYPEETEEREESSTGFDKSRLGTKEFSGPNERGRARGTFQFRARGRGWGRGNFSGNNNSNSGGNNDFQKRSREEEWDPEYTPKSKKYYLHDDREGEGTDKWVNRGRGRGAFPRGRGRFMFRKSSTSPKWAHDKFSGEEGEIEDDESGMENREEKDALQTTAE; encoded by the exons ttctAGGTCTCGTTCAAGATCCTACTCTCCATCTCACAACAGAGAAAGGAACCACCCACGAGTGTATCAGAACCGAGATTTCAGAGGCCATAACAGAGGCTACCGGAGGCCGTATTATTTCCGTGGGCGGAACCGAGGGTTTTACCCCTGGGGCCAGTACAACCGAGGAGGATACGGCAATTACAGATCCAACTGGCAAAACTACCGCCAGGCCTACAGCCCGCGCAGGGGGAGGTCGCGCTCCCGCTCGCCCAAGAGGAGATCTCCTTCCCCAAGGTCCAGGAGCCATTCCAGGAATTCTGATAAATCATCTTCAGACCGCTCAAGGAGGTCTTCCTCTTCCCGCTCGTCCTCCAATCATAGTCGGGTTGAGTCTTCCAAGCGTAAAtctggaaaggagaagaaatcatCCTCCAAGGATGCCCGGGCGTCGCAGGCCGCGGGAGATAACCAAGGAGACGAGTCTAAGGAGCAGCAGTTCTCAGGAGCGGGGGTTCAAGACACCAAAGCATCCGAGGGATCAAAAGCGTGGCAAGATGTCAGCAGCTACGGCACGGGCTCCACGTCCCGGGGCTCGGTGTCGGAGCTGAGCCCCCGCGAGCGCAGCCCTGCCCTCAAGAGCCCGCTGCAGTCGGTGGTGGTGCGGCGGCGCtcgccccggcccagccccgtGCAGAAGCCGAGCCCGCCGCGCTCCAGCCCGTCCCCGATGGGCTCTGCCGCCCAGAGCggctccagctccttccagggGGGCTCCCACCAGAGCCCCTTCGAGCACGGCTCGGCAGGGATGAGCCCCAGCAGAAAGAGCCCGGTGTGCAAAAGCCCCACACCCGTCAGCTCGCTGTATGGTGCCGCTCCGAAGGAGGAGGGCACGGCTCCCGGGGGAGGAGCCTTCTCCAAGAG GTATCTGGAAGAGCAGAAGACAGAGAATGGGAAAGACAAAGACCAGAAAGTAACAAatgctgagaaagaaaaaagtaaagaaaaagggaatttcTCTGAGTTGGGATCAACAGATGGAAAGGCAAAATCTGACTCGTATGGATCGAAAGCTGACTCGGAGAAGGGATACCGCGGCAGCCAGTCGCCCAAGCGCTACAAGTTCAGGGATGACTTTGACAAGCTCAAGGTCCCAGAGTTCCACAAGGAAGGTCATTATGGGAAAGATGAAACAGATGAGCAGGACAAGAAAGACAAGGCAAAGGGCCGGAAAGATTCGGAATTTGATGATGAGCCCAAATTTATGTCTAAAGTCGTAGCGACTTCAAGTAAAAGTCAAGAGGAGGATAGGTCAGGAAAATGGGAAGGTGTGGTGTTCCTGCCACCTGGGAAAGAGAAGCAAAGGAAGCCTGATGAAATGGAGGAGGAAAGCTATTCTGAAAGATCCAAAAAAGAAGACAGATCGGGATCCAAGAGAAATGAATCTGGTCACAGAGGTTTTGTACCTGAAAAGAATTTTAGAGTGACCACTTACAAGTCAAGCCAGGAAAAAAGCTCTTCCCCTCCACCAAGGAAGGCATCTGAGGTGAAGGAGAAGCCAGGCACCAAAGTAGAGGGGCTAACTCCTGGCAAATCCTCCTTTTCCATTACTCGTGAGGCCCAGGTCAATATTCGAATGGATTCCTTCGATGAGGATCTTGCACG TCCCAGTGGCATATTGGCCCAGGAGAGGAAGCTGTGCAGGGATCTGGTGCACAGCAACAAGAAGGAGCAGGAATTCCGCTCCATTTTCCATCACATCCAGTCGGCTCAGTCGCAGCGCAGCCCTTCTGAACTGTTTGCTCAGCACATAGTGACTATAGTCCATCATGTAAGAG AGCATCACTTTGGGTCTTCAGCTATGACGCTGAACGAACGCTTTACCAAATATCTAAAGAAAGGAATGGAACAAGATGCagctaaaaacaaaaagagcCCTGAAATCCACAG gaGGATAGATATATCTCCCAGTACTTTTAGAAAACATGGATTCTCTCAAGAGGAATCGAAAAGCTCCAGAGATCCTGGCTTCAAG GCTGAAGGGAAATATAAGGACGACCCTGTTGATCTGCGCCTTGATATTGAACGCCGTAAAAAACATAAGGAAAGAGATCTTAAACGCGATAAATCCAGGGAGTCGGTGGACTCGAGAGATTCAAGTCACTCGAGGGAAAGATCAACTGAGAAAACGGAGAAAAGTCACAAAGGCTCAAAGAAAAA GAAACACCGACGGGTGCGGGAGAGATCCAGGTCCAGCTCATCGTCATCGTGGTCCTCTCACTCAGTGAAAGCAGAGGAGTATCCCGAGGAGactgaggagagggaggagagctCCACAGGCTTTGACAAGTCCCGCCTTGGGACTAAGGAATTCTCTGGTCCAAATGAGAGAGGAAGAGCAAGAGGAACCTTT CAATTCAGAGCTCGAGGGAGAGGATGGGGCAGAGGCAACTTTTCAggcaacaacaacagcaacagcGGCGGCAACAACGACTTCCAGAAGcgcagcagagaggaggagtGGGACCCTGAGTACACACCTAAGAGCAAGAAATACTACTTG CACGACGACCGCGAGGGCGAGGGCACGGACAAGTGGGTGAACAGGGGCCGCGGCCGTGGCGCCTTCCCCCGGGGAAGAGGCCGCTTCATGTTCCGCAAGTCCAGCACCAGCCCCAAGTGGGCTCATGACAAGTTCAGTGGGGAAGAGGGAGAAATCGAAGACGACGAAAGCGGAATGGAGAACCGGGAGGAGAAGGACGCCCTGCAGACGACGGCCGAGTAG